CATTGCCCGTTTCGTCGACTATAAGGGCCACCGCTTCATGATCGACGCGCTGTCGCGCGTGGCGGCGACCGGCACCCCGGTCGAATTCGTCATGGTGGGTCAGGGACCGCTGAAAGAGGAAATCGAGGCGCTGGCGCGTCGTTCCTTGCCAAGCGTCACGATCCATGAAAATCTGTCGCAGACTGAGATAAGGGATCTGCTCGCCAGTGCGGAGCTTTATCTTCATGGCAGCGTGACCCTCGACAATGGTCACGCCGAAGCGTTCGGCCTCGCCAATCTAGAGGCGGAAGCCGTCGGAACTCCGGTCGTCGCATTTCGCTCGGGAGGCGTGGGCGAAGCGATCGAAGAGGGGAAAACTGGTTATCTCGTGGAGGAGCGGGATGTCGCAGGAATGGCCGAAGCCGTCGGAAGGCTGCTCAACGACCAGTCCCTGTGGACAGCCTTCAGCGCGCGGGCACCGCTTCTGGTGGCCGAGCGCTTCGACTTACGTCGTCAGACGGGGATGCTCGAGGACTATTACAGTTCCGTGCTAGACGAATTTTCCAGCCGGGGTCGGACTTGATGGTGCAGACAGGAAAGAAGCCGAAGTGGGGACTGAACGTATTTCGGCCGCTGCGGAACAGCATAGTGACGGCCAAGTGGCTCTATTATACGAAATTCTGGGGTATGGACATCGATCCGACGGCGAGCTTTTCCCTAAGCGTCCGGTTCGACAAGACCAATCCGAAGGGCCTTCATATCGGTGCGGAAACCTATGTCGCCTTTGAGGCGGCGATCCTGACCCATGACCTCACGCGCGGGCTCTACCTTCACACGCGAATCGGCAAACGCTGCTTCATCGGCGCCCGCAGCATCATTCTGCCCGGCGTCGAGATCGGCGACGAATGTGTCATCGGCTCCGGCTCGGTGGTGACCAGAAGCGTGCCGCCGCGCTCGCTCGTGGCGGGCAATCCGGCAAAGATCATCCGCAGCGACATCAAGATCATTTCGCGTTACGGACGCATGGCACGCGAAGACGAAGCGGTCTCGCAGATCGTCACGCACTTGCCGACTGGAGAAGCACGATGAAGATGTTTGCCTATCGCGGGAAACACGAGAATTTTGGCGACGAGCTCAACCATTGGCTCTGGGAGCGGCTGCTGCCCGACTTCTTCGATGATGACGAAGGTCAGCTCTTTCTCGGCATCGGTTCGATCCTTTACGACAATTTCGAGCCGAACATGCAGAAGATCGTCTTCGGCTCAGGTTATGGCGGTTATACCAATCCGCCGAAAGTCGACGGCAACTGGACCTTCTATTTCGTGCGTGGAAAGAAGACCGCCGAAATCCTCGGCATCGATCCGAGCTACGCCATCGGCGATTCGGGCATCCTGACGCGCAGCTGCTGGGATGCAAAAAGCATCGAGAAGCGCTACCCGGTCTCCTTCATGCCGCACTACGAAAGCGCCATGTACGGCAGCTGGGACAAGGTCTGCGATCTCGCGGGCATTCACTATATCGATCCGCGCTGGTCGGTGGAAAAGGTTCTGACCGAAATCAGCGCATCACATAAGGTGGTGTCAGAAGCGATGCATGGCTGCATCATATCAGATGCGTTGCGCGTTCCGTGGCGAGCGATCCGCCCGATCGCGCCGGGGAACAGAGCCAAATGGTATGACTGGGCAAGTGCGCTCGATCTGGAGATCGATTTCGACCCGATCGGCCCGTCGAACCTCGTCGAGGTCGGAGCATCGCTGGTGCGGAAAAATACCACCCTGTTGAAGAACATAACGTTCCGTCACCGCCGCATCCGGCAGCTGACCGGAAATTACGTCTTCGGTTCGACAGTCAAGACGTTGCAGCGGGTGGCGGAGAAGCCGGGCCAGCTCAGCACCGATGAGTCGATCGTCAGAGCGCATGAGAGAATGCTGGTCGAGCTGAACCGGCTGAAGCAAGATTTTTCCAAGAAAACGGCAAGCGCCCTTTAAGATCGCAACCGGTTTCGTGACGAGGCAATAAGGCATGATGCTTTTCGACTCCCTCAATGACCTCTGCGCCCGCAAGGGCGAGACGCACCTCAAATGGTCGATATGCTCGACCTCGGGAGCCGTTCGCCCATGAGCAGTGTGACCGACCGACTGATCCAAGGCAGCATGTGGCTGAGCCTGTCCCGCGCCATCGTCAACGGGCTTTCGGCACTCAGCACCTTTGTCCTCGCCTGGTATCTCGTACCGGCGGATTTTGGTCTCGTCGCCATTGCAACGACGATCCAGGTCATCTTGAGTTCGGTCACCGAGCTTTCGCTCAATCAGGCGCTCATCCGCCACGAGTCTCCGAGCGAAACGCACTTCAGCGCGGTTTGGACATTGAGCGTGACGAGAAGCGCCATATTGGCGCTGCTGTTTGCCGCCGCGTCCTATCCGATCGCCGAGTTTTACAATGAACCTCGTTTGACGAGCGTGATGCTTGCTCTGAGTTTCAGCCTGCTCCTGAGCGGTCTCGCCAATCCGCGCCGCGTCATGCTCCAGCGCGATCTGATCTTCTGGCAGGAATTCGTCCTGAACGTCTCGCAAAAGCTCGTCGGCTTCATCGTGACGGTGGCAATTGCTGCGATCTACCAGAGCTATTGGGCGCTTGTGATCGGCACGCTTGCCTATCAGGTGACCAATATCATCGTCTCCTACACCGTCCTGCCATTCTGGCCGCGCATCACCTTCCGCCATGCCCGGGAACTGTTTTCCTTCTCGGTGTGGCTGACGGCCGGACAGATCGTCAATACGCTGAACTGGCGGATCGAGTATCTGCTGATCGGCAAGATGCTCGGCGCCACGCAGCTTGGTCATTATACCGTCGGCAACACGCTTTCGACGCTGCCGACGCGCGAGGCGACGGCGCCGTTGAACCAGACGATTTATCCGGGCTTTTCCAAGGTCCGCAACGATCCGGTCCGGCTTATCGCAGCCTATCAGCGCGCGCAGGCGCTGCTGGCTGCGGTGGCGCTTCCGGCAGGTATCGGCATGGCTGTTGTGGCCGATCCGATGATGCGGCTGGCCTTGGGAGAAAAGTGGGCTCCCGCCATCTTCATCGTCCAGGCACTCGCATCGGTCTTCGCCCTGCAGACGCTCGGTTCGCTCGTCCAGCCGCTCGGCATGGCGAAGGGCCATACCAAGATGCTGTTCATCCGCGACACGCAGATGCTGGTGGTTCGCATTCCCATCATCATCGCCGGCCTGATGATGGCCGGGCTTCCGGGCGTCGTTTATGCGCGTGTGTTCACGGGTCTGATTTCGACCGTGGTCAACATGCTTCTCGTCAAGCGGCTGATCAATCTGCCGTTCTTCCAGCAGCTCGCGGCGAATTTCCGCGCCCTTGCGAGCGTCGCCCTGATGGCCGCCGGCGTCTGGGGATTGTCGCATATCCTGAACACCCCCACCGACAAGCCGGCGCTGGCCCTGCACCTTGCCATCCTCGTCGTCACCGGCGGTATTCTCTATATCGGTTCCAGCTTTGTCCTTTGGCTCGCCATGAAGAAGCCGAATGGACCGGAAACAGAAGTTCAGCGTATCGTCGTCAAGTTCCTGTCAAAAGCCAAGCGTATTGCCGTTCCCAAGTCGGCTTAAAGCTAAAACGAACATTAACAAGTGAGGCAGAATGACCAGCCTATCCAGATCTGAGCTGATCGCAAAACTCAATGGCATGATCCATGATTGCCTGAAGGACTATGTCTCGCGCGACGAGCCGCTCGCGATCCTAGACTTCCCCGACATCCGCAATTGCGGCGACTCGGCGATCTGGCTGGGTGAGATGGCCTATCTCAACGATCGTTTCGGCAAGCGCCCGGACTATGTTTCCAGACTATACGACTTCTCCGCGGAAGAATTGAAACGGCGCGTTCCCACAGGCCCGATCTTCATTCACGGTGGCGGCAACTTCGGCGACATCTGGGTTGCCCATCAGGATTTCCGTGAAGCGATCATGGAACGTTTCCCCGATCGGCAGATCATCCAGTTCCCGCAATCGATCCACTACAGTTCGGCTGAGCGCATCGAGCAGTCCAAACGGGCAATCGGGCGCCACAAGAATTTCGTGCTGCTCGTGCGCGACGAGGAATCGAAGGAATTTTCCGAGAAACATTTCGACTGCACGGTGCGCCTGTGCCCCGATATGGCTTTCGCCATCGGTGCGCTTCCGGAACGGGCAACGCAAATTCCCGTTCTCGCCATGCTGCGGGAGGATGCGGAACGGGTTGGCGGCACCGATCGCAATATCCCTTCCGACATTCCTGTGGAAGACTGGATCACGGAGTCAAAGCGGAAGGTGAATATCGCCAAGAAGCTTGGAGTAGCTTCGGCCTATCTCGCATTGAAGCCAAGCGAAGTCGCCTTGCGCAGGCTGGACGCGGCTGCGCACAACCGCTTCGAACGCGGCATCAGCCAGATCTCGCGTGCCCGCGCAATCGTCACCGACCGCCTGCACGTCCATATCTGCTCGGTGCTGCTCGGCCGTCCGCATGCCGTGCTAGACAACAGCTACGGAAAGATCCGCCGTTTCATGAATGCATTCTCCGGCGGAACGGATCTTTCCTACAAGGCAACCTCGCTCGAAGACGGGATCGAGTGGGCGCGTCACCAGGCAGCCAATCGGCGTATCGATAACAAAGAAGCCGTGAGCTTGCGGGCTTAAGGGGGTTATTCGATGCCACTTGTCACCTTCATTATCCCGGTCCGACATCAGGACAATGCCCGCGACTGGAGCAAGCTGAAGGCAAACCTCAGCCAGACCGTCGCCTCCATTTCCAACCAGACCAATGGAGACTGGCGCGGGATCATCGTGGCCAACGAAGGCGCCGACCTGCCTGATCTGCCGGAGAAGTTTTCCGCCGTGCGCGTGACTTTTCCGCCGAACGACCTGCATGAACTCGGAAAGGGCAGCAAGGAAGACTTCCTTGACGCCTTCCGCGCTGACAAGGGCCGGCGTGTCCTGAGCGGCATGTTGACTGCCGCCGATAGCCGCTTTTTCATGATCGTCGACGACGATGATTTCGTCAGCTCCCGGATCGTGCAGCACGCATCCGAAAATCGGGATGCCAACGGCTGGACGATCGACCATGGTTATATCTGGGACGACGGCGGCAATTTCCTGTTCGGCCATGATGATTTCAGCCATCTCTGCGGCACGTCGCTGATCATTCGTGCCGATCTCTACGAACTCCCCGGCCGCTTCGAGGATGCTTCGCTCGACTGGATCAAGTCGATGCTGGGCAGCCATGTCCGCATTGCGAACATCCTGTCCCAACGTGGAGCGCCGCTGACGAAACTTCCCTTTCGCGGGGCGGTCTATCGGGTTGCCCACGGCGGATCGCACAGCCAGGCGCCGAGCCTGCTGCGGCAGTATTTCCTGAACCGCGGCGTGCTCACCAAACCGCGGCGCTGGTTGCGCAATCTTCGCAAGCTGAGGGTACTCGGTGAAAGTCACAGGCGCGAGTTTTTCGGCAAAATACGGTCGAACCCCGCGTAAGGCGCCGATCCCGTTCAAACATGGCACAGGCAGTCAAAATATGAGACTTTTCGCTTTCGACTTCACCAAGAGGGTTGGTCACTGATGTCGGATCTATTCGTCAGCGTGCTCTTTGCATCTTATAATGGCGCCAGCCGACGGGTGCGCCATATGTTGGATTCCTTGGTGCGCCAGGAACTTCCCCATGATCGATGGGAACTGATTGCTGTCGACAACAACAGCAATGACGACACGTTCGATCTTTTGAAGTCCTACAGCGACAAGCTTCCGATCACCATCCTGCAGCAGCGCACGCCGGGAAAGTCCGGTGCGTTGAACATGGGCTTGGATCGGGTAAAGGGAGATGTCGTTGTCCTGACCGACGACGACATTCGCGCTGAACCGAATTGGCTGACGGCAATCGTCGACTGCGCCGCTGCCCATCCCAGCTATGGCGTCTTCGGCGGCAGAATCGTCCCCGATTGGGAAAAGGAGCCGAAGGATCGCTTTATCGACTGGATTCCTATGGGATCGACATTTGCGATCGTTGACGAGACACAAAGCGGACCATGCGACCCGACAAAGGTTTGGGGCCCGAACACGATTGTTCGGCGTGAGTTGCTGGGGGCGAGCGTCCGCTATCGGGAAGACATCGGTCCTCTTCCGGGACCGATGTTCGCAATGGGCGAGGATGCTGAAATCATCATCCGCCTCGCAGCCAGCGGCGCCAAATCCTATCGATGCGCCGAAGCCGTGGTTCATCACTGGATTCCTGCATCGAGCGTCACCGAGGATTGGGTGCAGAAACGCGGCGAGCGTCTTGGCTACGGCATGCCGGCGCTGTTTCCCGACGAGGTGCCTGGAGGAGTGAGGTTAAGCGGCGTGCCGCTTCCGACCTGGATCGAAAGCGCACAATGGGCATTCCGGGCAGGCACGCTTTATCTCCTGCCGCAATCCAAGAAGCGTTTCTGGGCTATCTGGAAATATTACTACATGCGAGGGTATCGTGCGGGAATTCGCCGATATGCGCCTCAGACGCTGGCGCGGTGATCGATTGGCCTTAGCAATTCGAAATATTACAGCGTCCTTTGCGCGTCTGAAAAGACGCGCGGCGCTGTAGGAGGCGGTAATTTGAAGCTCTCGGTGCTCATCAATAATTACAATTATGGTCGCTTTCTCGGCCCATGCATCGATAGCGTGCTGTCGCAGACCTACCCTGACTTCGAAGTGGTGGTGGTCGACGACGGATCGACGGATGATTCCCGCGAGATTCTTGCCTCCTACGGGGATCGGATTCTAGCTGTATTGAAGGAAAACGGCGGTCAGGCCTCGAGCTTCAATGCAGGTTTTGCGGCCGCAAGCGGCGATATCCTCTTTCTCCTCGACGCCGACGATACGTTTTTGCCCGGCAAACTCGCGCGGATCGCCGAGATCTACGAGCGCAACGAGATCGACTGGTGTTTCGACCGCGTGACGACCGAGGAAGGCGACCAGCCTTCTGCAGAACTGCAAGTGACGCTGTTCGACAAGCGGGACACGCTTCGCAAGGGCGGCTTTCCCTCGCTCCCGGTGCCGACATCGGGCCTGAGCTTCCGCCGCAGCCTGCTCGCCCAGATATTGCCGATGACCGTCGCGGCAGACGTCGTCCTCAGCGACAATTATATCAAGTTTGCCGCAGCCTATCTCGGCCGCGGCGCCATCGTCGAAACACCGCTGACCTTCCAGCGCATTCATGCGTCGAACCGCTATACCGGCACAAGCCGGGCAAAGACGCTGCGCCCGCGGATCATGATCGCGACAGGCCTGGAACTGGCCCGCCGATACGATGGGCTGCAGGCGCTCGGCAAGAGCCTGGTGGCCGGCGGCATTGCCGAGACGACATCGCTGCTGAAGCTTAGGAGCGAAGCGCGCAACACGGTGACCGGCGGTCCGTTCGGCGATACCGCCGCAACCGAGGTTGCCCTGATGGCGGCGCGCAAGCGTTTGGCAAATATGCTGCGGAAAGGACAGGCATGAACCAGCAGGAAACCTTCCCGCACTCATCCGTCGGCACCGATCAGGCAGGTGCCGCGCCGTTGAATATCGCCGTCGGGGTGCTGACCTATCGGCGTCTGGACGGGATCGCCAAGCTGCTTGACGTCATGACGCGCCAGATCACGCACCCGGCCCGCCCCTATCATCTCACCATGGTGATCGTCGACAATGATGCGGCCGGCAGCGCCAAGGCAACGGTGGAGGGCTTTGGCCAGACAGGCGCCTACGACCTGATCTACGTGGTCGAGCAAAACCAGGGCATCCCTTTTGCGCGCAACCGCGCGCTGGATTCGGCACCGCCCGGCACCGACCTCTTCTGCTTTCTCGACGATGACGAATGGCCGGTCGACGGCTGGCTGGACGCCATGCTGGAGACCCGCGAGAAAAACCGCGCCGATTGCGTCTACGGCCCCGTCCAGCCGGTCTATCCAGAAAACCCGCCGGAATATTTCATCAAGGCCAGAGTATTCGAGCGCAAGAAGAACATCGACGGCCAGCGCATCGGTTATGCGGCCTCGAACAACGTCATGTTCGACTATCCGCTGATCCGCTCATGGAATCTTCGTTTTGAAGAAAAGATGCGGTTCACCGGCGGCACGGACTATCTTTTCTTCAATCAGGCCATCCGCCGCGGCATGCAGATTTTCTGGGCTGACAAGGCTCTGGTCTATGACATCGTTCCCGCCAACCGGATGACCTGGAAATGGGTGTTGCAAAGACAGTACCGGCTGGGCAATACCTTTGCCGTCAGCGAGGTTCTGCATGGCAACCTCAAGCGCAAGATCTATCGCGCCGCCTATGGCGCCACGAGGGTCGTGCTCGGACTGGTCATGCTGCCGGCGATCTTGATTTCACCCTACTGGGGCATGCGCGCGCTCACCCATGTTCTGCGCGGCGCCGGCATGGTTAACGGGATCCTCGGACATGCCTATCAGGAATACAAGCCCAATGCCGCCCACTGATATTATTTGCGGAAGCGCTCTTGGAGACGTTCTGGCCCTTACTATGTTTCAGCCAAAAGCATCATGTCTAATAACATCGATGAACTTGATGGCTTCAACCAACCGGGCGAAGAATGGTACACTTCTGCTGAACCATCGTGACACAACCCCTGTTCGAACAGAACGGTTTTTCGCTCTTACCGTCGGTCAAACATAGGAGATGCCTGTCTATGACTGAGAAAAAATTGAAGGTCCTCGCTGCCTCGTCAGGCGGCGGTCATTGGGAACAGCTGATGGCCATGCGCGGCGCGTTCGAGGGCTGCGATATCGTCTTTGCAACGACCATTCCCGGGTTGCTTGCCAAATATGATATTCGCGACGGGCTGGTCCTTCCCGATTGCAGCCGTGACTCGATTACCATGTCGATCCGGTGCTTTTTCAGCGCCTTCGCCATCGTTATCAAGCAGAGGCCCGATGTCGTCATTTCCACAGGTGCCGCGCCCGGGCTTTTTTGCCTGCTTGCCGGCAAATTGACGGGCAAGCGGACGATCTGGATCGACAGCGTCGCCAATGTCGAGAAGCTGTCGCTGTCGGGGAAATTGGCTGGCCGTATCGCGACGCTGTGGCTGACGCAATGGCAACATTTGTCGCGGCCTGATGGCCCCCACTACGCAGGAGCTGTGCTTTGATCCTTGTCACCGTCGGAACGCAGCTGCCGTTCGATCGCCTCGTCAAGGCTGTCGACACTTTCGCAAAGGACCTGTCCAGGCCGGTTCTGGCGCAGATCGGCAAGGGCACCTACACGCCGCAAAATATGAAATGGATCAAGAATATCGAGCCGGCGGACTTCGACCGGGTCTTCTTCGATGCAAGCGTCATCGTCTCTCATGCGGGAATCGGCACCGTGCTGACCGCGAAGCGTTTTGGAAAACCGATCATTCTCGTGCCCCGGCAGGCATCCCTCGGTGAGCACCGCAACGATCACCAGCTTGCCACGGTAGGCCAGCTCGCGGGCCGGCCAGGCATCTATGTCGCGCATAGCGACGAAGATCTGAAGAACTATCTTCTCGACGATCTGGACAGCCCCTCCCACGAGGATCCGTCCGAGCTTGGACGGGCTTCGCTGGTCAGCTACCTTAAAGGCTATCTCGCGACAGTCTGAACCGGTAACGCGCGAAAGTGCGTCGCATCAAATTTGATTCATGCAACGCGCTTCGCCGCCTTGCGGGCGGCGCTATCGGCAAGCAGAGATCTTTCATTCCCTGCAATTGCCGCCGGCAATATGTTTGACGAGTTCCGGCACGATGATTTCGGATGCAATGTCAGGCAGGGGATGGGCGCCATCAGGAATTGCCGCCGCCAGGTCCCCCGGCGTCAGACGCCGCCAGTTCGGCCGGTGGTCGACAAACTCGAGACCGCGTTTCTCTGCCTCCGCCCGATGGGCCGAGATGTAGCTGCCGACAAAGGGGCGGATCAGTCCACGCAGTCCCGAAAACGGATTCATCGCCATGACGATGATCCGCGCTTGCGGCAGGCGCTGCCGAAGCTGGTCGAGGATGTCGCCGATATCCTTTCGGCTTTGCGCAAGCGACACGAACCGCTGCAATGCTGCGTCGTTAGCGTAGAATTCGATCAGAACGATATCCGGCTGCTCGGCAACGACGCGGTCAATCTGGGTCAGAGCCCAGAGCGACGTCTCCCCGCTCTTTGCAACGCTCTCGATTTTCACCGGCCTCTGCAGGCAGGCTGCAAGCCTTGTCTCGAGAGCGGGCTGCCATCCTCCTCGGGCTGTCAACGATGTTCCGAAAGCTACTATTTTCAACGGTGGGGAATTTTCGGCATAACCGCTTTTCGGGGCCGAGAGCATCACCAGACACGCCAAAAGCAGAAGCCATCCATAGGTCGGTCGTCTCTCGATTGGCAGCGTCCGCCAAAGCCGCAAACTTATCATGGAGGAATCATATCTCAGCGGAACCGGTAGGTCACGCGTCAGAAATCCGGCTGGAAGGGCAGCCATGCCCTTCTTCAACCAAGCTGCAGCAGGCTTGAGACAATGTCATGACGATGACCGCTCACGCCGCTTGTGACGCGGCACAGCCGCGCCATCACTCCTCACGAAATACGTGCTGCATCTGATCGGTCAGCGGCTTCGTCAGATAGGAGATAACGTTTCTGTCGGCGATCTTGATGAAGACTTCGGCCGGCATGCCGGGATAGAGCTTTATCGACTTCAGCTTGGCGATGCTTTCAGCCTCCGGCTTGACGCGAAGGGGATAATAGCTGATGCCCGTCCGCTCATCCTTGACGACATCGGGTGCAATCGAAGTGATCTCACCGCGCACGTCAGGCGTTGTGCGCTGATCAAAGGCGCTGAACCGAACATCGACGGACTGGCCGACGTGAAGCTGATCGATATCGCGCGTGGCGACTCTCGCCTGAACCGTGAGATCTTCATTTTCGGGAACGACGAGCATCAGGGTCTCACCCGGGTTGACGACGCCATTGACCGTGTGAATGGAAAGCTCGTGAATGCGCCCGCTGAGCGGCGCGACAATGTCGAGACGGCGGAGTTGATCGAGCGCGGTTCCGCGGCGCTCTTCATTTTCGGCGATCTTCGCCTCGACGTCGGTCAGTTCCTTGGCGATCTCCGAACGGCGATCCTCGTCCAGCTGGAGCGACTGGCGATCGATCTCGATTGCCTTGCCTTCGGCCTCAGCCTTTGCAGCGATTTCCTGGCCGCTATTGCCTTGAAGGTCGGCGCGGGCGCGTTTGAGTGCATTCAAACGCTGCAGCGTGACCAGCCCCTTCTTGTAGAGCGTATCGACGCCTTCGAGCTCTTGTTCGATCAGGCTGAGGGAATCATTGGTAGCGTTGATCTGAACGACCAACCCCTTGATCTGCTCGGCCAGCTGATCCTTGCGCGACGCCAACTGGCTCTTCATTCCCACGAGCGCCGACCTGCGGCTGTCGAACAATTTCGTCTCGCCGTCGAGCAGATCCCGCGCCGCCGTGCTGGATGTCAGATCGCTGATGTTTTCCTCGACATCGAATGACTCGGCGTCGATCCGTTCGGCCTTCAGACGGGCACGACGCGCATAAAGCTGAGCGAGTGTGCTCTCGACGATCGAAAGCTGTGCTTTTGTCGTCGTGCCATCGAGCTGTATCAGGATCTGTCCGGCCGTCACATGGTCATTTTCGGAGACCAGCAGTTTCGATACGATACCGCCTGTCAGGTGCTGGACCTTCTTCACATCGCCGTTGACGACGACAACGCCTTCGCCGATGACGGCGCTCGACAGCTCAGTCGTTGTTGCCCAACCACCGATGCCGCAAACGAGAGCTATCGACAACACGCCAACAAGGGCGACATGGCGATTGAGGGAGCGTTTCGATTCACTGATGACTTTTCTCACAATCTTCCTTCCGGCCTATTCAGCCGCATTCATGCCGTCGACCACGACTTTGAGCTGAGCCACGCGATCGGCAATCGGCGTGCGCGCCGCCGGTTCCGGCCGGCTGACCCGTGCCAGAACTTCTTCCTTCGGGCCGAATGCGATCATCCGGCCGTCCTGCATCATCAGCACGAAGTCGCAGACCGCCAGAACCCCGGACCGATGCGCGATGACGACGACGATGCCGCCGCGTGCGCGCACGCTCATGATCGCGGCGCTCAGCGCCCGCTCGCCTTCCTCATCGAGGTTGGAGTTCGGTTCGTCGAGCACGACGAGGAAGGGCTCACCGTAAAGCGCTCTTGCAAGCGCGATACGCTGTCTCTGGCCGGCCGAAAGTGCCGCACCCCCGTCACCGATTTCGGTTTCGTAACCGTTCGGCAGACGAAGAATGAGATCG
This Rhizobium acidisoli DNA region includes the following protein-coding sequences:
- a CDS encoding HlyD family type I secretion periplasmic adaptor subunit, which gives rise to MRKVISESKRSLNRHVALVGVLSIALVCGIGGWATTTELSSAVIGEGVVVVNGDVKKVQHLTGGIVSKLLVSENDHVTAGQILIQLDGTTTKAQLSIVESTLAQLYARRARLKAERIDAESFDVEENISDLTSSTAARDLLDGETKLFDSRRSALVGMKSQLASRKDQLAEQIKGLVVQINATNDSLSLIEQELEGVDTLYKKGLVTLQRLNALKRARADLQGNSGQEIAAKAEAEGKAIEIDRQSLQLDEDRRSEIAKELTDVEAKIAENEERRGTALDQLRRLDIVAPLSGRIHELSIHTVNGVVNPGETLMLVVPENEDLTVQARVATRDIDQLHVGQSVDVRFSAFDQRTTPDVRGEITSIAPDVVKDERTGISYYPLRVKPEAESIAKLKSIKLYPGMPAEVFIKIADRNVISYLTKPLTDQMQHVFREE